In Nicotiana tabacum cultivar K326 chromosome 19, ASM71507v2, whole genome shotgun sequence, one DNA window encodes the following:
- the LOC142173751 gene encoding uncharacterized protein LOC142173751: protein MAISWILNSLAKEISDSVEYVNDSVELWRELEDRYDKTNGVNLYQIQKEINDLVQGSLDIFAYYTQMKRLGEELSTLSAKSQCSCVCTCGSKETMHKAEQDRRLI, encoded by the coding sequence ATGGCTATCTCCTGGATCCTCAATTCCCTCGCAAAGGAGATTTCTGACAGTGTTGAATATGTCAATGATTCAGTAGAGCTATGGAGGGAACTGGAAGATCGATATGATAAAACAAATGGAGTAAATCTGTATCAGATCCAAAAGGAGATCAACGACCTTGTTCAGGGCTCCTTAGACATCTTTGCCTATTACACACAAATGAAAAGATTGGGGGAAGAACTGAGCACCCTGAGTGCTAAATCTCAGTGCAGTTGTGTTTGCACGTGTGGATCAAAGGAGACTATGCATAAGGCAGAACAAGATCGACGACTCATCTAA